From Rhodamnia argentea isolate NSW1041297 chromosome 10, ASM2092103v1, whole genome shotgun sequence, a single genomic window includes:
- the LOC115742624 gene encoding tripeptidyl-peptidase 2 — MPNSSAFASSAYKISLSSHSRCLRLPQTLSAHSVLRRFRHHHRKRKGTRLEREWRRDTGSGSESRGLRAMPCSSINAPTGGGSENGSLRNFKLNESTFLASLMPKKEIGADRFVEDHPEYDGRGVVIAIFDTGVDPAAAGLQVTSDGKPKILDVLDCTGSGDIDTSNVVKTDANGSICGASGASLTINTSWKNPSGDWHVGCKLVYELFTDTLTSRLKKERKKKWDERIQEEIANAVKIVDEFDQKHGKFEDTDLKKTREDLQNRVDLLRKQADSYDDRGPIIDAVVWHDGEVWRVALDTQSLEDDPNIGKLAEFEPLTNYRIERKFGMFSKLDACTFVVNVYDDGNILSIVTDSSPHGTHVAGIATAFHPEEPMLNGVAPGAQLISCKIGDSRLGSMETGTGLIRALIAAVEHKCDLINMSFGEPTLLPDYGRFVDLANEVIDKHRLIFVSSAGNSGPALSTVGAPGGTTSSIIGVGAYVSPAMAAGAHAVVEPPCEGLEYTWSSRGPTADGDLGVCISAPGGAVAPVPTWTLQRRMLMNGTSMASPSACGGVALLISAMKSEGIPVSPYTVRKALENTCLPVGSLPEDKLTSGQGLMQVDKAYEYIKLSQNIPRVWYQVKISQSGKSTPTSRGIYLREASSCARSTEWTVQIEPNFHEDANNLEELVPFEECIELHSTEKAVVRPPEYLLLTHNGRSFNIVVDPCNLSSGLHYYEVYGVDCKSPWRGPLFRIPVTITKPAVVVSRPPVVTYSKMSFQPGHIERRYIEVPFGATWVEATMRTSEFDTTRRFFVDTVQLCPLQRPIKWESVVTFSSPAAKSFSFPVVGGHTMELAVAQFWSSGIGSNEATLVDFEMVFHGIDINKEEVILDGSEAPVRIDAEALLASEKLAPVATLNKMRVPYRPVEAKLCALPSARDKLPSGKQILAMTLTYKFKLEDGAELKPYIPLLNNRIYDTKFESQFYMIWDVNKRVHAMGDVYPKSSKLPKGEYTLQLYLRHDNVQYLEKMKHLVLFIERNLEEKDIMRLSFFSQPDGPVMGNGSFNSSDLIPGKKEAIYLGPPTKDKLPKYSQPGSVLVGAISYGKVSNGGQDIGKSPTMNPASYEISYIVPPNKVEEEKGKVSSSRCTKSVSERLQEEVRDAKIKFLGTLKQGNDEEKLEWKELVTQLKLEYPKHTPLLAKILEYLLAQSDVKDKILHYKKIIDAADEVINSIDREELAKYFAFKSDPDDEDAENIKKKMETTRDQFAEALYQKGLAVAEIEFISEEKASAKATIEGSPDVAASGDEPVQRPGVPPNLFEEVFGELKKWVDVKSSKYATLLVIREKRCGRLGTALKVLNDMIQEDGDPPKKKLFELKLTLLEEIGWSHLLKYEREWMHVRFPACLPLF; from the exons ATGCCCAACAGCTCGGCATTCGCATCGTCTGCGtataaaatctctctctcttcccactCCCGTTGCTTGCGTCTCCCCCAAACTCTCTCTGCTCACTCCGTGCTGAGGAGATTCCGCCATCATCACCGGAAAAGAAAAGGCACTCGATTGGAGAGAGAGTGGCGTAGGGATACTGGCAGCGGCAGCGAGAGCAGAGGACTCAGGGCCATGCCTTGCTCTTCAATCAACGCTCCGACTGGCGGTGGCAGTGAGAATGGTTCGCTCCGCAATTTCAAGCTGAACGAGTCCACGTTTTTGGCTTCCCTCATGCCGAAGAAGGAGATTGGCGCCGATCGCTTCGTCGAGGATCACCCGGAGTACGACGGCCGTGGCGTCGTCATCGCTATCTTCG ATACTGGTGTTGACCCAGCTGCAGCTGGATTGCAAGTCACTTCAGATGGGAAGCCTAAAATCCTAGATGTTCTTGATTG CACCGGGAGTGGTGATATTGATACCTCGAATGTGGTTAAGACGGATGCAAATGGGTCCATATgtggagcttcag GGGCCTCTCTCACCATAAATACATCCTGGAAAAACCCTTCTGGTGATTGGCATGTGGGTTGTAAGTTAGTCTATGAGCTATTTACGGACACTTTGACATCTCGTTTGAAG aaagaaaggaaaaagaagtggGATGAGAGAATCCAGGAAGAGATTGCCAATGCTGTAAAGATTGTTGATGAATTTGATCAG AAACATGGCAAGTTTGAGGATacagatttgaagaagacaagagaAGACCTACAAAATAGAGTTGATCTTTTACGAAAACAAGCTGAT AGCTATGATGATAGGGGCCCCATTATAGACGCTGTAGTATGGCATGACGGAGAAGTTTGGAGGGTTGCTCTTGATACGCAGAGTCTTGAAGATGACCCAAATATCGGGAAACTTGCTGAGTTTGAACCCCTTACTAACTATAG GATAGAGCGCAAGTTTGGGATGTTTAGCAAGCTAGATGCCTGTACATTTGTCGTCAATGTGTACGATGATGGGAACATATTAAGCATCGTAACCGACAGCTCCCCTCACGGTACTCATGTTGCTGGTATAGCTACTGCTTTCCATCCAGAG GAGCCCATGTTGAATGGGGTTGCACCTGGAGCTCAGTTGATCTCTTGTAAAATTGGGGACTCACGATTAGGTTCAATGGAAACTGGAACTGGTCTAATTCGGGCATTAATAGCTGCTGTCGAG CATAAATGTGATCTGATCAACATGAGTTTTGGAGAACCTACATTGCTGCCTGATTATGGACGCTTCGTTGACCTTGCGAATGAA GTAATAGATAAGCATCGCCTAATATTTGTCAGTAGTGCTGGCAATAGTGGGCCAGCATTGAGTACGGTGGGAGCACCTGGAGGTACCACTTCGAGCATCATTGGAGTCGGCGCATATGTATCCCCTGCAATGGCTGCTGGCGCACATGCTGTTGTTGAACCTCCCTGCGAAGGACTCGAGTATACTTG GTCTAGCAGAGGACCAACAGCTGATGGTGATCTTGGTGTGTGTATAAGTGCCCCTGGTGGGGCTGTTGCACCAGTACCTACTTGGACTCTTCAACGTCGTATGCTGATGAATGGAACATCAATGGCATCTCCATCGGCTTGTGGGGGGGTTGCATTACTCATCAGCGCTATGAAG TCTGAAGGCATTCCTGTGAGTCCATATACTGTGCGGAAGGCCCTTGAGAATACATGCCTTCCTGTCGGTAGTCTTCCTGAAGACAAATTAACATCTGGACAGGGGCTCATGCAAGTAGACAA GGCTTATGAGTACATAAAGCTGTCTCAGAACATTCCGCGTGTTTGGTATCAAGTGAAAATCAGTCAATCTGGAAAATCAA CTCCTACTTCACGAGGCATTTATCTTAGAGAGGCTAGCTCTTGCGCACGATCTACTGAG TGGACTGTGCAAATTGAGCCAAATTTTCATGAAGATGCCAACAATCTAGAAGAGCTGGTCCCCTTTGAGGAGTGTATTGAGTTACACTCAACAGAGAAGGCTGTTGTAAGGCCTCCGGAGTATCTATTGCTTACTCACAATGGCCGTAGCTTCAA CATTGTTGTGGATCCATGCAATCTTTCTAGTGGACTTCATTATTATGAAGTTTATGGAGTTGATTGCAAATCGCCATGGCGCGGTCCTCTTTTCAGAATACCAGTTACTATAACAAAGCCTGCAGTCGTAGTGAGCCGGCCTCCTGTTGTCACGTATTCAAAGATGTCATTTCAGCCAG GTCACATTGAACGGAGATACATCGAGGTGCCATTTGGTGCTACTTGGGTTGAGGCTACTATGCGAACATCTGAGTTTGACACAACCCGGAGATTTTTTGTTGACACGGTTCAG CTTTGCCCCTTGCAAAGGCCCATCAAATGGGAGAGCGTGGTAACGTTTTCTTCACCAGCTGCCAAAAGCTTTTCCTTCCCTGTGGTTGGTGGTCACACTATGGAATTAGCAGTAGCTCAGTTTTGGTCTAGTGGAATTGGGAGCAATGAAGCTACTTTAGTGGATTTTGAG ATGGTGTTCCATGGGATTGACATCAACAAAGAGGAAGTGATACTCGATGGTAGTGAGGCACCAGTTCGAATAGATGCTGAGGCTCTGCTTGCATCAGAGAAACTTGCTCCTGTTGCCACCCTCAATAAG ATGAGGGTTCCATATCGACCTGTTGAGGCAAAACTTTGTGCTCTCCCATCAGCTCGAGACAAACTACCCTCAGGGAAACAGATATTGGCTATGACATTGAC TTACAAATTCAAATTGGAAGACGGAGCAGAACTAAAACCTTATATTCCTTTACTCAACAATCGAATATATGACACCAAGTTCGAGTCACAGTTCTATATGATATGGGATGTGAACAAG CGTGTACATGCCATGGGTGATGTATACCCAAAATCTTCAAAGCTGCCGAAGGGTGAATACACTTTACAGTTGTATCTAAG GCATGACAATGTGCAATATTTGGAAAAAATGAAGCACTTGGTGCTGTTCATTGAGAGAAATCTAGAGGAAAAG GATATCATGCGATTGAGCTTTTTCTCTCAACCAGATGGTCCTGTAATGGGAAATGGTTCTTTTAACTCTTCAGATTTAATTCCTGG GAAGAAGGAAGCCATCTATTTGGGCCCACCGACCAAGGACAAGCTCCCAAAG TACTCTCAACCTGGGTCTGTATTGGTCGGAGCAATATCTTATGGAAAGGTATCAAATGGTGGTCAAGATATTGGAAAGAGTCCCACAATGAACCCTGCATCCTACGAAATCTCTTACATTGTGCCACCCAATAAG GTTGAAGAAGAGAAGGGGAAAGTTTCTTCATCAAGGTGCACTAAATCTGTCTCTGAACGTCTACAGGAAGAG GTTCGAGATGCAAAGATAAAGTTTCTGGGAACTCTGAAACAAGGGAATGATGAAGAGAAGTTGGAGTGGAAGGAATTAGTTACTCAATTAAAG TTGGAGTACCCAAAACACACACCACTTCTTGCCAAGATCTTGGAATATCTGCTGGCTCAGAGTGATGTCAAGGACAAAATCCTCCACTACAAGAAG ATCATTGATGCAGCCGATGAAGTTATTAATAGCATTGACAGAGAAGAGTTAGCAAAATATTTTGCGTTCAAAAGTGATCCAGATGATGAGGATGCAGAG AAtataaagaagaagatggagactaCACGCGATCAATTTGCCGAAGCTCTTTACCAGAAGGGGTTAGCAGTAGCAGAAATTGAGTTTATCAGT GAAGAGAAGGCTTCAGCGAAAGCTACAATTGAAGGCTCACCAGATGTGGCTGCAAGTGGTGATGAACCTGTTCAAAGGCCTGGTGTCCCACCCAATCTCTTTGAAGAGGTTTTTGGGGAATTGAAGAAATGGGTTGATGTGAAGTCCTCAAAATACGCTACTCTCTTGGTCATTCGGGAGAAACGTTGTGGAAGGCTGGGAACAGCGCTGAAG GTACTGAATGATATGATTCAAGAAGATGGTGACCCTCCGAAGAAGAAGCTGTTTGAACTAAAGCTCACTTTGCTCGAGGAGATTGGATGGAGTCACCTGCTAAAGTATGAGAGAGAATGGATGCATGTACGATTCCCAGCGTGCTTGCCATTGTTTTGA
- the LOC115742721 gene encoding pectin acetylesterase 9 isoform X2 gives MVILSLEEDNDALLARSLFNTSSLSRISAHLDMRTRTVTAIALVAALLGAAPWCIYSASENRLLVGMTLVRNAPAIGAFCLDGSLPAYHLHRGFGAGADNWLLQFEGGGWCNDIPSCLERAETRRGSTRYMNKLEVFSGILSNNASLNPDFYNWNRVKLRYCDGASFAGDAKFDNGTSLLYFRGQKIWRAIILDLMPKGLGRARKALLSGCSAGGLASFLHCDNFAEYLPQNASVKCLSDAGFFLDERDISLNHTMRSFYDDLVSLQGVEKNLDKNCTSSLFYPTLCFFPQYTLKYINTPFFILNSAYDVYQFHHILVPPSADVHGHWNRCKLNPAACTDSQLEILQGFRNDMLATLRMFYQYSGRGGLFINSCFAHCQSELQETWLAVDSPKVNNKAISEAVGDWYYSRRISKEIDCPYPCDETCHNLIPVSDTQDSPKFMSQKRHDKLFIH, from the exons ATGGTCATCCTTAGCCTAGAAGAAGATAACGACGCATTGCTTGCCCGTTCGCTGTTCAATACATCTTCTCTCTCCCGTATCAGCGCGCATTTGGATATGAGGACGAGAACGGTGACAGCCATAGCTCTCGTGGCGGCCCTACTGGGCGCCGCGCCATGGTGCATTTACTCGGCCTCGGAGAATCGGCTTCTGGTGGGCATGACTCTCGTCCGCAACGCCCCCGCCATCGGAGCCT TTTGTTTGGATGGGAGCTTGCCTGCTTATCATCTCCACAGAGGATTCGGCGCCGGCGCGGACAACTGGCTATTACAGTTCGAG GGAGGTGGGTGGTGCAATGATATTCCATCATGCTTGGAGAGAGCCGAAACTCGTCGTGGATCTACCCGTTACATGAACAAATTGGAGGTTTTTTCCGGAATACTCAGCAACAATGCCTCTCTTAATCCGG ACTTTTACAATTGGAACCGTGTGAAGCTTAGGTATTGCGATGGAGCTTCCTTTGCTGGTGATGCAAAGTTCGACAATGGT ACCTCATTGCTATATTTCAGAGGGCAAAAAATTTGGCGAGCAATCATCCTTGATCTTATGCCCAAAGGGTTGGGACGTGCGAGAAAG GCTTTGCTCTCAGGTTGCTCTGCTGGTGGTTTAGCATCCTTCTTGCACTGTGATAATTTCGCAGAGTACTTACCACAGAATGCTAGCGTGAAATGCTTGAGTGATGCAGGATTCTTTCTTGACGA AAGGGACATAAGTTTGAACCACACTATGAGGTCCTTTTACGATGATCTTGTATCTCTACAG GGTGTTGAAAAGAATCTCGACAAGAACTGCACTAGCTCTCTCTTTTACCCAACTCTG TGCTTCTTCCCACAATATACCTTGAAGTACATTAACACACCCTTTTTTATCTTGAACTCGGCCTATGATGTCTACCAG TTCCATCACATATTGGTCCCTCCTTCTGCTGATGTACATGGTCATTGGAATCGCTGCAAACTTAATCCGGCTGCTTGCACTGATAGCCAGTTAGAGATATTGCAAG GTTTCAGGAACGACATGCTCGCCACATTAAGAATGTTCTACCAATACTCAGGGAGAGGAGGCCTATTCATTAATTCTTGTTTTGCCCACTGCCAGAGTGAGTTACAAGAAACGTGGCTTGCTGTTGACTCCCCAAAAGTAAATAACAAG GCTATATCTGAAGCAGTCGGTGACTGGTACTACAGCAGAAGGATAAGCAAGGAGATCGACTGTCCATATCCCTGTGACGAGACGTGCCATAACCTAATCCCAGTCTCGG ACACGCAGGACTCACCCAAGTTCATGTCACAGAAGAGACATGACAAACTTTTCATACATTGA
- the LOC115742721 gene encoding pectin acetylesterase 9 isoform X4, giving the protein MVILSLEEDNDALLARSLFNTSSLSRISAHLDMRTRTVTAIALVAALLGAAPWCIYSASENRLLVGMTLVRNAPAIGAFCLDGSLPAYHLHRGFGAGADNWLLQFEGGGWCNDIPSCLERAETRRGSTRYMNKLEVFSGILSNNASLNPDFYNWNRVKLRYCDGASFAGDAKFDNGTSLLYFRGQKIWRAIILDLMPKGLGRARKALLSGCSAGGLASFLHCDNFAEYLPQNASVKCLSDAGFFLDERDISLNHTMRSFYDDLVSLQGVEKNLDKNCTSSLFYPTLCFFPQYTLKYINTPFFILNSAYDVYQFHHILVPPSADVHGHWNRCKLNPAACTDSQLEILQGFRNDMLATLRMFYQYSGRGGLFINSCFAHCQSELQETWLAVDSPKVNNKFKMH; this is encoded by the exons ATGGTCATCCTTAGCCTAGAAGAAGATAACGACGCATTGCTTGCCCGTTCGCTGTTCAATACATCTTCTCTCTCCCGTATCAGCGCGCATTTGGATATGAGGACGAGAACGGTGACAGCCATAGCTCTCGTGGCGGCCCTACTGGGCGCCGCGCCATGGTGCATTTACTCGGCCTCGGAGAATCGGCTTCTGGTGGGCATGACTCTCGTCCGCAACGCCCCCGCCATCGGAGCCT TTTGTTTGGATGGGAGCTTGCCTGCTTATCATCTCCACAGAGGATTCGGCGCCGGCGCGGACAACTGGCTATTACAGTTCGAG GGAGGTGGGTGGTGCAATGATATTCCATCATGCTTGGAGAGAGCCGAAACTCGTCGTGGATCTACCCGTTACATGAACAAATTGGAGGTTTTTTCCGGAATACTCAGCAACAATGCCTCTCTTAATCCGG ACTTTTACAATTGGAACCGTGTGAAGCTTAGGTATTGCGATGGAGCTTCCTTTGCTGGTGATGCAAAGTTCGACAATGGT ACCTCATTGCTATATTTCAGAGGGCAAAAAATTTGGCGAGCAATCATCCTTGATCTTATGCCCAAAGGGTTGGGACGTGCGAGAAAG GCTTTGCTCTCAGGTTGCTCTGCTGGTGGTTTAGCATCCTTCTTGCACTGTGATAATTTCGCAGAGTACTTACCACAGAATGCTAGCGTGAAATGCTTGAGTGATGCAGGATTCTTTCTTGACGA AAGGGACATAAGTTTGAACCACACTATGAGGTCCTTTTACGATGATCTTGTATCTCTACAG GGTGTTGAAAAGAATCTCGACAAGAACTGCACTAGCTCTCTCTTTTACCCAACTCTG TGCTTCTTCCCACAATATACCTTGAAGTACATTAACACACCCTTTTTTATCTTGAACTCGGCCTATGATGTCTACCAG TTCCATCACATATTGGTCCCTCCTTCTGCTGATGTACATGGTCATTGGAATCGCTGCAAACTTAATCCGGCTGCTTGCACTGATAGCCAGTTAGAGATATTGCAAG GTTTCAGGAACGACATGCTCGCCACATTAAGAATGTTCTACCAATACTCAGGGAGAGGAGGCCTATTCATTAATTCTTGTTTTGCCCACTGCCAGAGTGAGTTACAAGAAACGTGGCTTGCTGTTGACTCCCCAAAAGTAAATAACAAG TTTAAAATGCACTGA
- the LOC115742721 gene encoding pectin acetylesterase 9 isoform X1: protein MVILSLEEDNDALLARSLFNTSSLSRISAHLDMRTRTVTAIALVAALLGAAPWCIYSASENRLLVGMTLVRNAPAIGAFCLDGSLPAYHLHRGFGAGADNWLLQFEGGGWCNDIPSCLERAETRRGSTRYMNKLEVFSGILSNNASLNPDFYNWNRVKLRYCDGASFAGDAKFDNGTSLLYFRGQKIWRAIILDLMPKGLGRARKALLSGCSAGGLASFLHCDNFAEYLPQNASVKCLSDAGFFLDERDISLNHTMRSFYDDLVSLQGVEKNLDKNCTSSLFYPTLCFFPQYTLKYINTPFFILNSAYDVYQFHHILVPPSADVHGHWNRCKLNPAACTDSQLEILQGFRNDMLATLRMFYQYSGRGGLFINSCFAHCQSELQETWLAVDSPKVNNKAISEAVGDWYYSRRISKEIDCPYPCDETCHNLIPVSGNDPANTKYFGSVMFGIGLASIYLFP, encoded by the exons ATGGTCATCCTTAGCCTAGAAGAAGATAACGACGCATTGCTTGCCCGTTCGCTGTTCAATACATCTTCTCTCTCCCGTATCAGCGCGCATTTGGATATGAGGACGAGAACGGTGACAGCCATAGCTCTCGTGGCGGCCCTACTGGGCGCCGCGCCATGGTGCATTTACTCGGCCTCGGAGAATCGGCTTCTGGTGGGCATGACTCTCGTCCGCAACGCCCCCGCCATCGGAGCCT TTTGTTTGGATGGGAGCTTGCCTGCTTATCATCTCCACAGAGGATTCGGCGCCGGCGCGGACAACTGGCTATTACAGTTCGAG GGAGGTGGGTGGTGCAATGATATTCCATCATGCTTGGAGAGAGCCGAAACTCGTCGTGGATCTACCCGTTACATGAACAAATTGGAGGTTTTTTCCGGAATACTCAGCAACAATGCCTCTCTTAATCCGG ACTTTTACAATTGGAACCGTGTGAAGCTTAGGTATTGCGATGGAGCTTCCTTTGCTGGTGATGCAAAGTTCGACAATGGT ACCTCATTGCTATATTTCAGAGGGCAAAAAATTTGGCGAGCAATCATCCTTGATCTTATGCCCAAAGGGTTGGGACGTGCGAGAAAG GCTTTGCTCTCAGGTTGCTCTGCTGGTGGTTTAGCATCCTTCTTGCACTGTGATAATTTCGCAGAGTACTTACCACAGAATGCTAGCGTGAAATGCTTGAGTGATGCAGGATTCTTTCTTGACGA AAGGGACATAAGTTTGAACCACACTATGAGGTCCTTTTACGATGATCTTGTATCTCTACAG GGTGTTGAAAAGAATCTCGACAAGAACTGCACTAGCTCTCTCTTTTACCCAACTCTG TGCTTCTTCCCACAATATACCTTGAAGTACATTAACACACCCTTTTTTATCTTGAACTCGGCCTATGATGTCTACCAG TTCCATCACATATTGGTCCCTCCTTCTGCTGATGTACATGGTCATTGGAATCGCTGCAAACTTAATCCGGCTGCTTGCACTGATAGCCAGTTAGAGATATTGCAAG GTTTCAGGAACGACATGCTCGCCACATTAAGAATGTTCTACCAATACTCAGGGAGAGGAGGCCTATTCATTAATTCTTGTTTTGCCCACTGCCAGAGTGAGTTACAAGAAACGTGGCTTGCTGTTGACTCCCCAAAAGTAAATAACAAG GCTATATCTGAAGCAGTCGGTGACTGGTACTACAGCAGAAGGATAAGCAAGGAGATCGACTGTCCATATCCCTGTGACGAGACGTGCCATAACCTAATCCCAGTCTCGGGTAACGATCCTGCAAATACGAAGTACTTTGGTAGCGTCATGTTTGGAATTGGACTAGCATCTATATATTTGTTTCCCTAA
- the LOC115742721 gene encoding pectin acetylesterase 9 isoform X3, protein MRTRTVTAIALVAALLGAAPWCIYSASENRLLVGMTLVRNAPAIGAFCLDGSLPAYHLHRGFGAGADNWLLQFEGGGWCNDIPSCLERAETRRGSTRYMNKLEVFSGILSNNASLNPDFYNWNRVKLRYCDGASFAGDAKFDNGTSLLYFRGQKIWRAIILDLMPKGLGRARKALLSGCSAGGLASFLHCDNFAEYLPQNASVKCLSDAGFFLDERDISLNHTMRSFYDDLVSLQGVEKNLDKNCTSSLFYPTLCFFPQYTLKYINTPFFILNSAYDVYQFHHILVPPSADVHGHWNRCKLNPAACTDSQLEILQGFRNDMLATLRMFYQYSGRGGLFINSCFAHCQSELQETWLAVDSPKVNNKAISEAVGDWYYSRRISKEIDCPYPCDETCHNLIPVSGNDPANTKYFGSVMFGIGLASIYLFP, encoded by the exons ATGAGGACGAGAACGGTGACAGCCATAGCTCTCGTGGCGGCCCTACTGGGCGCCGCGCCATGGTGCATTTACTCGGCCTCGGAGAATCGGCTTCTGGTGGGCATGACTCTCGTCCGCAACGCCCCCGCCATCGGAGCCT TTTGTTTGGATGGGAGCTTGCCTGCTTATCATCTCCACAGAGGATTCGGCGCCGGCGCGGACAACTGGCTATTACAGTTCGAG GGAGGTGGGTGGTGCAATGATATTCCATCATGCTTGGAGAGAGCCGAAACTCGTCGTGGATCTACCCGTTACATGAACAAATTGGAGGTTTTTTCCGGAATACTCAGCAACAATGCCTCTCTTAATCCGG ACTTTTACAATTGGAACCGTGTGAAGCTTAGGTATTGCGATGGAGCTTCCTTTGCTGGTGATGCAAAGTTCGACAATGGT ACCTCATTGCTATATTTCAGAGGGCAAAAAATTTGGCGAGCAATCATCCTTGATCTTATGCCCAAAGGGTTGGGACGTGCGAGAAAG GCTTTGCTCTCAGGTTGCTCTGCTGGTGGTTTAGCATCCTTCTTGCACTGTGATAATTTCGCAGAGTACTTACCACAGAATGCTAGCGTGAAATGCTTGAGTGATGCAGGATTCTTTCTTGACGA AAGGGACATAAGTTTGAACCACACTATGAGGTCCTTTTACGATGATCTTGTATCTCTACAG GGTGTTGAAAAGAATCTCGACAAGAACTGCACTAGCTCTCTCTTTTACCCAACTCTG TGCTTCTTCCCACAATATACCTTGAAGTACATTAACACACCCTTTTTTATCTTGAACTCGGCCTATGATGTCTACCAG TTCCATCACATATTGGTCCCTCCTTCTGCTGATGTACATGGTCATTGGAATCGCTGCAAACTTAATCCGGCTGCTTGCACTGATAGCCAGTTAGAGATATTGCAAG GTTTCAGGAACGACATGCTCGCCACATTAAGAATGTTCTACCAATACTCAGGGAGAGGAGGCCTATTCATTAATTCTTGTTTTGCCCACTGCCAGAGTGAGTTACAAGAAACGTGGCTTGCTGTTGACTCCCCAAAAGTAAATAACAAG GCTATATCTGAAGCAGTCGGTGACTGGTACTACAGCAGAAGGATAAGCAAGGAGATCGACTGTCCATATCCCTGTGACGAGACGTGCCATAACCTAATCCCAGTCTCGGGTAACGATCCTGCAAATACGAAGTACTTTGGTAGCGTCATGTTTGGAATTGGACTAGCATCTATATATTTGTTTCCCTAA